In the Ricinus communis isolate WT05 ecotype wild-type chromosome 3, ASM1957865v1, whole genome shotgun sequence genome, TTAAGGCAGCAATTGTGGCTACAGAGACGAAGTAAAGAGCTGCCAGAAAAAATCTATAATTAGTAACCATTGAGCTATAGTCCCAACCCAATCTGCTAAGAAAAGATTGCAGCATCAGGAAAATTTGTACAGGCATCGTGTCGTCTCTAACTTACCATAAGGAACTGGAAAACGTTTTAGAAGGTAGTATTCTACAACAGACATCGATGAGGAGAAAGTCATTGCAAAGGTAGCAGTAGCACTTGACACCTGCATAAAAGTAATCAAGCAGTTAAGACCACATTTGCCTGAAATAAATGGCTCCTCAAGGCAAGGTCACAAAATTTTTAAGTTCCTTGTCCGCCTGAATTACCATTTTATGCACTTGTAATAATTGATTAGAACTAGCTTACTTGAGGAGGGATTCCCAGCTCCAAGAACAGTGGACCCATAATGAATCCTCCACCTAGTCCAAGCAGTCCACCAACTACTCCAGCCAGTACACCACAGGAACAATAAAGAACAAGTTGGTGCACTTTAAAATTTGTCCCTTCTTTGCCCTTTGATGCTATTATTCTCCTTCCCTTGTAAAGACTCACTGCCTCGTACCCTGACACCCCAAGAGAAACTGGGATCTGTAGAAAATGGAAACTCTCAAATATGAAGACTCCGTCGCAATGCTCCTCGGATGCTAAATCTAACAATGAAATACGATGCACATGTGCAGACAAGCAGACACAAAAACATGCATGTATATAATAAAGAGCGAGATGAAATAGTAGGCACTACTGGTGTCTTGTACCTGTAATAAGTTCACTACCCAGTATTCTATCGAACAAGCAGGCAGATGGTTCTGTTCCaaaaattgaagatttttcgTTAGCTATATATAATGCTATGAGATAccacataaaagaaaaaaaaaaaagcattttGACAAAGCAGAAACCTTTGCAATCTGCAGTATGAGGAATGCAACccaaacaaaaacaagaagTCCAAGTTCCTTCCAATAAACATTCTCTAGAAGAGTGACCTGcattaatagttacacttcaTTAGCCTTGAGAACTCCCTGATTCTGATTTCAGCTGACAAGATTAAGCTCACCTCTGGTTCCTTAGCCTCCTTTTCAGGGCCAGTGCTCGGGCCACTAGGAAGAGGCTTGTATTCTACTTCTGCCCCTCCACTACCTTAGACAAcgaaaaaaaggaaatgaatGCTCAAGTcccagaaaataaaaaacagatGATCAGGATCTATTCATCGTCTTTCAACTCACCATTTGCCTCTAAACGTTTGGCAGCCTCCTGTGATTAAGGAAAAATGATGCAATTAGAAAGCATATAAAAAGAACTCAAACCATACAAGACTTCTCTAAGTGCATGAAAGTGTGAATCTTTCCTCATAATGCAACTATCTTTACAGTTTGAAGTTGTCGCCAAATATCACAATTCCAACTAGAATAAGATTATAAATACATGAAACGTCTTCATCACTGAAATGCAGTTTATCCCAGAACCAAAATTTATGCAAGAACTGAAAACTAATcaagttaataaaattacttttttcattattgtttcctttttccatGTTTCAACCCCTTTGAAGAATGCCTTGGTTGATGTTCCTGCAAACCATGAAAACTAGTTAGTAAAGGGAGTAACAAGAGGAGGATGGCCAGCAAAAGGAAGTGACAGAAATTACCTATAAAGAGGATAATAAGCAGAACTGTGACCATCCAGTCAGCAAATATCACATTGAAAGCAACACCTATACTGATTCCAAGCATGAGCATTGGTTGGATGAGCAGAGTCAGGTCATAGTCAATGATGGGCATGTCAAGTGTAGGGTGCCTTAGCTTAAGATTATAGTAAACAGTTGATGCAGCTGCACCCATAATCATAcctgataaaaatttaaaattaaccatCTTCAATCACTTTATCCATTTCAGATGACCAGTTTTATTCGGATATACTGAGAATTTAGAACCAATAATGCACAGTGCCACATGTCACTATTCATCTCACATCACAAAGTGGTAAAGCCCAATTATTTAAAGTTGGTTTACAGTAGATTGAGTATTGACCAATCACATACTCCAAAATGCATGCTTCTGCCCATATTCGAGAGTGATGGCATTTTATAATTCTGAAAACTTCTCCACCTTTTTCAAGAAAGGGAGATGCTCccctaaataaataacaataaatttctGTCGTTTAAGTTTATcctaatcttttatttattgtttaatctTCCTGCAtcttgaataataaaaaaacaacaaatttcttcttttctcttttagcctaatgattaaaaagaattatctaATGCTTTTCAATCTTCTgcaatttattctttttagttttgtcaaaaaaatttgaaattattgaaaatagaaaatattataaagaatACCATTAGgagttatctttttaatagttttttttaatagataaaaaaGGGGATTCCTATCACAATTCTCCCAAAGATCTTACATTTTGAAATTGCTGTAGCAGATTTGG is a window encoding:
- the LOC8271211 gene encoding sulfite exporter TauE/SafE family protein 3 gives rise to the protein MAEFGGGKWRGLRSVLMVSLNFLLAFVLVSAERGMRREFTGTPQTEGEGLSTYFVKAVDFLWQPDQTGYRHVWPEMRFGWQIVLGTIIGFFGAAFGSVGGVGGGGIFVPMLSLIIGFDPKSATAISKCMIMGAAASTVYYNLKLRHPTLDMPIIDYDLTLLIQPMLMLGISIGVAFNVIFADWMVTVLLIILFIGTSTKAFFKGVETWKKETIMKKEAAKRLEANGSGGAEVEYKPLPSGPSTGPEKEAKEPEVTLLENVYWKELGLLVFVWVAFLILQIAKNHLPACSIEYWVVNLLQIPVSLGVSGYEAVSLYKGRRIIASKGKEGTNFKVHQLVLYCSCGVLAGVVGGLLGLGGGFIMGPLFLELGIPPQVSSATATFAMTFSSSMSVVEYYLLKRFPVPYALYFVSVATIAALIGQHIVRRMIIMFGRASLIIFILAFTIFVSAISLGGVGISNMIWKIQHNEYMGFENLCKYEG